GATAAGAACTACGGAGCCTCAGGGATGCTGGAAGACGTGATGCAGTCCATGGAGCAGACCACGGAGGAATCAGAGGGCGAGCTGGAGGTGCTGGAGGAACAGAAGGAAGACGGGGGCGATGCCATGTCCGAGATGACGGCGGCCATCGAGAATTCCCCGGCCGCCAAGCTGATCAATGCCCTGATCGCCGAAGGCGTCAAACGCCACGCCACCGACATTCATCTGGAACCTTACGAAAAGGACATGCGGGTGAGGATGTCGGTGGACGGAGTGCTGCACGAAGTGATGCAGCCCCCCCTTAAAATGAAAGCATCTCTGGTGGCCAGGATCAAGATCATATCCAAGCTGAAGGTGGAGGAAAAACGCATGCCCCAGGACGGCCGCCTCCGGCTTAATGTCATGGACCGTCCCATCGATCTCCGGGTATCCATCATTCCGTCGGCCTTCGGGGAAAAGGTGGCCATGCGCATCCTGGACCGGAGCACCGTCACCTTTGATCTGAACCTGCTGGGATTTGAACCCGGGCCCCTGAAGCATTTTTTAAAGGCGGTCCACACCCCGTTCGGCATCGCCCTGGTGACCGGCCCCACCGGCTGCGGCAAGACCACCACCCTCTACGGGGCCCTGCAGGAGGTCAACAAACCCGACGTCAACATCATGACGGCCGAGGAGCCGGTGGAATACAGCCTGATGGGGATCAACCAGGTGGCGGTGAAAGAGGATGGCGGCACCACCTTTGGCGCCGCACTAAAGGCCTTTTTGCGGCAGGACCCCAACATCATCATGGTGGGCGAGATCCGCGACAAAGAGACGGCCGAGATAGCCATCAGGGCTTCACTGACCGGGCACTTGGTGCTGTCCACCGTCCATACCAACAGCGCCTGCCTGACCATCACCCGTCTGGTGGACATGGGGGTGGAGCCATTCATGATCTCCTCCTCGCTGCTGGTGGTGGAATCCCAGCGGCTGGTGCGCAAGGTCTGCCAAAACTGCAAGGAACCTTATCAACCCGACCAGAGGTTGTTGGAGGATTTTTCTCACAATAAGATTGATTTTTCCAAGGCCACTTTCTACAAAGGACGGGGCTGTTCCGAGTGCCGGAACTCGGGATACAAGGGGCGGTTGTGTCTGGCCGAGATACTGCCGATCACCCCGGCCATCCGGGAACTGATCATGCGCCGGGCCACCAGCACCGAAATAGAAAACAAGGCCATAGAAGAAGGAATGCCCACCCTGAGAATGGACGGCGTCATCAAAATGATGAACGGGGTGACCACCATTGATGAAGTCATCAAGGAGACCGTGGCCGCCGACTGAGACCCCTCCCCGGTTAATTAGAAATAAAAATCACAATGCAGTAAAAGACGATGGCGCAAAACATAGGCGAGATGCTGTTGAAAATGGGCCTGATAACCCAGGCCCAGTATGATAAGGCCGCAACCGAACAACGTAACACCACCGAGCCCCTGGTGGCAACCCTGATCCGGCTGGGAGTGGTGACCGAGAACGTGATGCTGCAGTTCGTCTCCCGGCAGTTCAATGTCCCTTCGCTGGACCTCTCAAATTTCCAGGTGGAGCCGGCGGTGATCAAGATGATCCGGCCCGATATCGCCAACAAGTTCATGGTGATCCCCATCAAAAAGCTGGGCCGCTCGCTGACCCTGGCCATGATAGATCCCTCCGATCTTTTTGCCATTGAGGACATCAAATTCCTGACCGGGCAGGAGGTCAAGCCGGTAGTGGCCGGCTACAGTGCGGTTAAAAAACTGCTGGAGCAGCATTATCCTATCGGCCGGGACCTGCAGGTGATCGCCGAGGGGGGCAGTCTGGCCCAGACCAAGTCCGAGGACATTGAAAAACTGCCGGAGCACGATGAGAATCTGGAAGGTGATTTTGGAAACGTGGAAATGGTGGACGAGGGGCTGGAGGAAGAGGACGATATATCGGTGCAGCAGGCCGGGCAGTCCACCCCGGTGGTCAAGATGGCCAATTACGTGCTGACCGAGGCGGTGCGCCGGGGGGCCTCGGACATCCACATAGAGCCGTATGAAAAGGTGTTCCGGATCCGGCTGCGCCAGGACGGCGTGCTTCAGACCCTGATGGAGCCGCCGATGAAGATGAAGTCCCCGATAGTGTCCCGGTTCAAGATCATGGCCAAGCTGGACGTGACCGAGCGGCGCAAGCCCCAGGACGGCCGCATCGCCATAAAAGTGCTGGACAAGAAGATCGACCTGCGGGTTTCCACCCTGCCGGTGCTGTTCGGCGAAAAAGTGGTGATGCGCATCCTGGACTCCTCATCCCTGACCCTGGACCTGGCCAATTTCGGGTTCACCGAGGACGCCCTGCGCAATTTCATGAAGTCCATTCATGCGCCCTATGGCATCGTGCTGATCACCGGGCCCACCGGATCGGGCAAGACCACCACCCTTTATTCCGCCCTGTCCCAGTTGAACACTCCGGACCGGCATATCATGACGGTGGAGGATCCCATTGAATACAACCTGAAAGGCGTCAACCAGATCCAGGCCGAGGCCGGGATAGGGTTCACCTTTGGGCTGGCCCTGCGTTCCATGCTCCGGCAGGCCCCCAACATCATCATGCTGGGGGAGATCCGGGACGGTCCCACCGCCTCCATCGCCATCCGGGCGGCCCTGACCGGACATCTGGTTCTCTCCACCCTGCACACCAACGACGCCCCGTCCACCATCAGCCGTCTGGTGGACATGGGGGTGGACCCTTTCCTGGTGGCCTCGTCCACCGTGCTGATCCAGGCCCAACGGCTGGTGCGCCGGATCTGCAAAGGTTGCAAGGCCCCCCATGAGTATGACCCCAAGGTGCTGACCGACCTGGGCATCAGCCCGGATGAGCTTACTGGCCTGACCTTCTATAAAGGCAAAGGCTGCCCGGTCTGCAACAACAGCGGATATAAGGGGCGGGTGGGTCTTTATGAGGTGATGCCGATCACCCGGACCCTGCGGGCCCAGATATTAAGCCGGGAGCCGGTGACCACCATCCGGGCCACGGCGGTCAAGGAAGGCATGCTGACCCTGCGAATGGATGCCTGGGGCAAGGTCAAGCAGGGTATGACCACGGTGGAGGAGATGATCCGGGAAACCGCCGAAGGATAATACCAGGGCAGAAAGCAGAGTTCAAAAGGCAAAAGACAGAAAAAATTGTTAAGCAAAAACGCATTATCAATAAACACAGACAGGGGAAAAGATGATTACCTTGCAGCAACTGCTGGAGGAAATGATCCAGAAAAAGGCCAGCGATCTTCACATCACAGCCGGGGTTCCCCCGGTGTTCCGGATCGACGGAGAGCTGATGCAGAGCAGCCACGATGTGCTGACATTGGAGATGACCCAATCCCTGGCTTACAGCATCCTGAACGACCGCCAGAAGAAAAGATTTGAGATGGAGCAGGAGCTGGACCTTTCCTTCGGCGTCCAGGGCCTGTCCCGGTTCCGGGGCAATGTTTTTTTGCAGCGGGGCAACGTGGCCATGGCCTTAAGGACAATTCCCTGGGAGATCCGCACCTTCGCCGACCTGGGGCTGCCCCCGGTGGCGGCCGAGCTGGCCTCCAAGCCCAGGGGGCTGGTGCTGGTTACCGGACCCACCGGCTCCGGCAAATCCACCACCCTGGCCACCATGATCGACAAGGTCAACAGCGAGCGCCGGGCCCACATCCTGACGGTGGAGGACCCCATTGAATACATGCACCGCCACAAAAAATCGATAGTCAACCAGCGCCAGCTGGAGGCCGACACCAAGAGCTTTGAGAACGCCCTTAAATACGTGCTGCGCCAGGATCCCGATGTGGTGCTGGTGGGAGAAATGCGCGACCTGGTGACCTTTGAATCGGCCCTGCGCATCGCCGAGACCGGGCACTTGACCTTTGCCACACTGCACACCAACTCGGCGGCCGAATCCATCCACCGCATCATCGACGCCTTCCCGGCCTACCAGCAGCCCCAGGTAAGGGCCCAGCTGGCCTTCGTGCTGGAAGGGGTGATGACCCAGCAGCTGCTGCCTTTGACCAAAGGGGGCCGGGTGATGGCGCTGGAGGTGATGATCTGCACCCCGGCCATCAAGGCCATGATCCGCGATGACAAGGTCCATCAGATATACTCCCTGATCCAGGCCGGTTCCAAGTACGGGATGCAGACCATGAACCAGGCCCTGTTCCAGCTGTTCATGGACAAGAAGGTCAGCATGGACACCATTTTTGACTATACCCCCAACAGCGAGGAACTGGATCAGATGATCAAGCGGCGCCAGGCTTTGCCCGCCTGATTATTATTATTTAAATCAATAAAGTCAAATTAAACCCAATAAAGGAGATCCCCATGCCAATATATATATGGAAGGGCCGGGATTCAAAGTCCGGGATAGTTTCCGGAGAATTGACCGCCGAGAACGAAGCCGGGGTAATAGAGGCGTTAAGGAAACGCAACATCATCGTATCATCGGTGCGGACCAAGCCCAAGGACCTTAAAAACCTCAGTTTTGGAGAGGCCAAGGTTGCCACCAAGGACATCTCCATCTTTACCCGGCAGTTCGCCACTATGATCAACGCCGGCCTTCCCCTGGTGCAGTGCTTGGAGATCTTGGGTTCCCAGAGCGACAAACCAGCCATGAAGAAGGTCATCGAACAGATCAAGACCGACGTGGAAGGCGGATCGACCCTGGCCGAGGCCATGAAGCGCCAAAAATCCACCTTTAATGAGCTGTACGTCAACATGGCGGCGGCCGGCGAGGCCGGGGGTATCCTGGACAACATCTTAAACCGCCTGGCCATTTATCTGGAAAAGAACGAAGCTTTGGTGGGCAAGGTGAAACGGGCAATGATCATGCCCATCATCCTGATAACGGTTTGCGTCGGGGCGGCTTCGGTACTGCTGATATTCGTCATTCCCGTCTTTGAAAAGATGTTCGCCGGAATGGGGGCCAAACTGCCGGGGCCGACCCTGTTCGTGGTGGCCCTGTCCAAATTTCTGCAGAAGTGGATAATACCCATAATTGTCATTGTAACCGGGACGGTGATCGGCGTCCAAAAATGGTATAAAACCGACAAGGGCCAGTTATACTTGGATACGCTGAAGCTGAAAATTCCGATCTTGGGAGACCTTGAACAGAAGTCAGCCATCGCCAGGTTTGCCCGCACCCTGGGAACCCTGCTTTCCTCCGGCGTGGCCATCATGGATGCCCTGGAGATCACCGCCAAGACCGCCGGCAACCGGGTGGTGTCTGATGCCATCATGTTCGCCCGCAAATCCATCGGCGGCGGCGAGACCATCTCGGGACCTCTGAAGACCATGAAGATCTTCCCGCCGATGGTGGTCCAGATGGTGGCGGTGGGCGAGGCCACCGGCGGCCTGGACGAGATGTTGAACAAGATCGCCGATTTCTATGACGAGGAGGTGGACGGCGCGGTCGACGGCCTGACCGCAGCCATGGAGCCCATCATCATGGTGGTGCTGGGGCTGGGCATCGGAGGTATGGTGGTGGCCATGTACCTGCCTATCTTCACCATGACCTCGGCCATGATGGGCGGCAACAAGTAGATAAGGACAGCCAAATATCCGGAACGAAGGGCAGGCAGGAACCCGTCATCGAGACGGACCTGGCTTGTCTTGAAACGAGCGCTTTAGCTGAATCTGCGGAGTTTGTTTGCCTGGCAGCCCGGCAAGAACGGGATGAAGTCAGTCAAACTACCGAAGGCAAGGAACCCAATGATAAAAACAATATTTAAAAACGATCCGGCCATAACTTTTGGCCGGATCCTGCTGGTTGCCATAATGACTGGAAGCGCCATGGCCCTTAACCGCCTGGGGGCGCTTCCTTTGAATTTAGGCCTGGCGGTATGGGCCGGCCTGTCCTTCTGTCTGTTTTCCTCGCTGCTCAGGCTGGGGCACCTCAAAATCACTCACTGGGGATGGGATTACGGCCAGATGATGCTGAATGTGGCCTGGATATTTTTGTTTCTAAGAATTACCGGCGGGGCCGAAAATCCCTTTTCCCTGCTGTTTTTTTTGGCCATCATAGCCGCCGCCAATGCCCGTCTGGTCAAGGGGGCGATATTTACCGCCACCATCTCGGGTCTGGCTTATGCCGGAATACTGGCCCTGGAGTTTCAGACCTTCCGGAAGGCGGCCGTAATTGCAGATAAGATTGATTTTGTATCGGCCTTCAGCGCCGATTTTTTGTTTAGGGGATATATCTATGCCATATGTTTTTATCTGGTGGCGGCCTTTGCCGGGCTGCTGGCCGAACGTCTGCAGGCCAAGGGAAAGCTGCTGGAAGCGGCCAACCTGGCCTGGGAGGAACTCAGGCTTTCCACCGGGGATATTCTGGAAAAAATGGGCAGCGGCCTGCTGACCCTGAACACCCTGGGGCAGATCAAATTCTGCAACCGGGCCGGCGCCCAGATCCTGGGACTTGAACCAGGCCGGATGACGGGGGCCGATCATTCGGCACTGCTGGCCGGAGGATTGGCGCCGCTTTCTGCGATCCTGCAGCAAAGCCTGTCCGGCGACCCCGGAAGGATATTCCGAAGCGAGGTTACCCTGACCGTAAAGGACGGGCGGGAGATACCCCTGGGGATCAGCACCAATGCCATCCGCTACGGCGACGGCCGGCTGCAGGGGATCATTGCCATTTTTCAGGACCTGACCGAGGCCAAAAAGATTGAGACCAGGCTGCAGGAAATGGAGCGCTTGGAAAATGTCAGGGAGCTGGCCCAAACCCTGCTGCAGGTGATCCAGCCGGCCATTGAACAGATAAACCACGAAGCGGCCATGCTGATGGACAGCCCGGACCACAGCCAGGCAGCCGAAACCATCAAACAGAAGGCCGAG
This region of bacterium genomic DNA includes:
- a CDS encoding ATPase, T2SS/T4P/T4SS family, yielding MALKIGDMLLKSGMISQEQLEKALKEQQSTGSKLGSVLAKLGFITEDEILQFLSKQFNVPAVNLNDYNFDKTILGLIPAKLAQKYGVLPLNRLGRALTVAMINPTDFHAMEEIKFSTGFDVHPALALESAIWTAIDKNYGASGMLEDVMQSMEQTTEESEGELEVLEEQKEDGGDAMSEMTAAIENSPAAKLINALIAEGVKRHATDIHLEPYEKDMRVRMSVDGVLHEVMQPPLKMKASLVARIKIISKLKVEEKRMPQDGRLRLNVMDRPIDLRVSIIPSAFGEKVAMRILDRSTVTFDLNLLGFEPGPLKHFLKAVHTPFGIALVTGPTGCGKTTTLYGALQEVNKPDVNIMTAEEPVEYSLMGINQVAVKEDGGTTFGAALKAFLRQDPNIIMVGEIRDKETAEIAIRASLTGHLVLSTVHTNSACLTITRLVDMGVEPFMISSSLLVVESQRLVRKVCQNCKEPYQPDQRLLEDFSHNKIDFSKATFYKGRGCSECRNSGYKGRLCLAEILPITPAIRELIMRRATSTEIENKAIEEGMPTLRMDGVIKMMNGVTTIDEVIKETVAAD
- a CDS encoding ATPase, T2SS/T4P/T4SS family is translated as MAQNIGEMLLKMGLITQAQYDKAATEQRNTTEPLVATLIRLGVVTENVMLQFVSRQFNVPSLDLSNFQVEPAVIKMIRPDIANKFMVIPIKKLGRSLTLAMIDPSDLFAIEDIKFLTGQEVKPVVAGYSAVKKLLEQHYPIGRDLQVIAEGGSLAQTKSEDIEKLPEHDENLEGDFGNVEMVDEGLEEEDDISVQQAGQSTPVVKMANYVLTEAVRRGASDIHIEPYEKVFRIRLRQDGVLQTLMEPPMKMKSPIVSRFKIMAKLDVTERRKPQDGRIAIKVLDKKIDLRVSTLPVLFGEKVVMRILDSSSLTLDLANFGFTEDALRNFMKSIHAPYGIVLITGPTGSGKTTTLYSALSQLNTPDRHIMTVEDPIEYNLKGVNQIQAEAGIGFTFGLALRSMLRQAPNIIMLGEIRDGPTASIAIRAALTGHLVLSTLHTNDAPSTISRLVDMGVDPFLVASSTVLIQAQRLVRRICKGCKAPHEYDPKVLTDLGISPDELTGLTFYKGKGCPVCNNSGYKGRVGLYEVMPITRTLRAQILSREPVTTIRATAVKEGMLTLRMDAWGKVKQGMTTVEEMIRETAEG
- a CDS encoding type IV pilus twitching motility protein PilT, whose amino-acid sequence is MITLQQLLEEMIQKKASDLHITAGVPPVFRIDGELMQSSHDVLTLEMTQSLAYSILNDRQKKRFEMEQELDLSFGVQGLSRFRGNVFLQRGNVAMALRTIPWEIRTFADLGLPPVAAELASKPRGLVLVTGPTGSGKSTTLATMIDKVNSERRAHILTVEDPIEYMHRHKKSIVNQRQLEADTKSFENALKYVLRQDPDVVLVGEMRDLVTFESALRIAETGHLTFATLHTNSAAESIHRIIDAFPAYQQPQVRAQLAFVLEGVMTQQLLPLTKGGRVMALEVMICTPAIKAMIRDDKVHQIYSLIQAGSKYGMQTMNQALFQLFMDKKVSMDTIFDYTPNSEELDQMIKRRQALPA
- a CDS encoding type II secretion system F family protein; amino-acid sequence: MPIYIWKGRDSKSGIVSGELTAENEAGVIEALRKRNIIVSSVRTKPKDLKNLSFGEAKVATKDISIFTRQFATMINAGLPLVQCLEILGSQSDKPAMKKVIEQIKTDVEGGSTLAEAMKRQKSTFNELYVNMAAAGEAGGILDNILNRLAIYLEKNEALVGKVKRAMIMPIILITVCVGAASVLLIFVIPVFEKMFAGMGAKLPGPTLFVVALSKFLQKWIIPIIVIVTGTVIGVQKWYKTDKGQLYLDTLKLKIPILGDLEQKSAIARFARTLGTLLSSGVAIMDALEITAKTAGNRVVSDAIMFARKSIGGGETISGPLKTMKIFPPMVVQMVAVGEATGGLDEMLNKIADFYDEEVDGAVDGLTAAMEPIIMVVLGLGIGGMVVAMYLPIFTMTSAMMGGNK
- a CDS encoding sigma 54-interacting transcriptional regulator, with the translated sequence MIKTIFKNDPAITFGRILLVAIMTGSAMALNRLGALPLNLGLAVWAGLSFCLFSSLLRLGHLKITHWGWDYGQMMLNVAWIFLFLRITGGAENPFSLLFFLAIIAAANARLVKGAIFTATISGLAYAGILALEFQTFRKAAVIADKIDFVSAFSADFLFRGYIYAICFYLVAAFAGLLAERLQAKGKLLEAANLAWEELRLSTGDILEKMGSGLLTLNTLGQIKFCNRAGAQILGLEPGRMTGADHSALLAGGLAPLSAILQQSLSGDPGRIFRSEVTLTVKDGREIPLGISTNAIRYGDGRLQGIIAIFQDLTEAKKIETRLQEMERLENVRELAQTLLQVIQPAIEQINHEAAMLMDSPDHSQAAETIKQKAEAIKKTMADFIRFARIENPEDQPGPDEQSGREGAIIGQSKNFLDILRLVQQVAPSQSTVLILGESGTGKELIAKELHKLSSRNGRSFVSINCAALPETLLESELFGHVKGSFTGAFRDKPGLFQAAEGGTFFLDEVSETSPAIQVKLLRVLQ